From the genome of Pseudomonas bubulae:
AACCGAGTTGGCACTATCGCGAGCAAGCCCGCTCCCACAAGGGCGCTCAGCTAGAGCGGCACATGCCTGCTCAGCAGCGCCCGCAGCACGGCGGGCTTGACCGGCTTGGGCAGATACTCAAGACCGGCCGCATGCACCTCGGCGATCATCTCGGGGCGGCCATCGGCGCTGATGACCACGCCCGGTACAGGCTCGCCCAACTGGGCTCTTAGCCAGCGCATCAGCTCTGTCCCGACCTCGCCATCATCCAGATGGTAATCAACCAGTACCAACTGCGGCCGCACGCCTTCATTGAGCAACGCCGCGCATTCTTCGCGGTTGCGCGCTGTCCAGACCTGGCAGCCCCAGCGTGTCAGCAGGCTTTGCATGCCGATCAGGATGCTGTCTTCATTGTCGATACACAGCACTCGGGCGCCTGTTAGCGGTTGGCCATTCTGCTCGGCGACCACCGGCTGCGGTGCGGCCTGGCTCTTTGCCATCGGCACGCGCACGCTGAATACGCTGCCAAAGCCGGGCCATGAGCGCACTTGCAGGCTGTGCCCAAGTACGTGGCACAAGCCGTCGGCGATGGCCAGGCCCAGGCCCAGGCCTTTTTCGGCGCGGGTCTGGTGGCTGTCGAGGCGTTTGAATTCTTCAAAAATGACCTGCAGTTTGTCTTCCGGGATGCCCGGGCCACGGTCCCACACCTCAAGGCATAGCTCACTGCCGCGTCGGCGTACGCCCAGCAATACCGGGCCCTTGGCGTAGCGGAAGGCATTGGTGAGGAAATTTTGCAGGATCCGGCGCAGCAGTTTGATATCACTGTTGACCCGCACGCGGCTACCGTGAACCCGGAAGCTCAGGCCCTGTTCCTGGGCCTGTGCAGTGAACTCATTGCCCAGGGTTTCGAACAGGTCATTTATGGCAAAAGGCTTGATGTCGGGCGTGATCTTGCCGTTTTCCAGGCGGGAAATATCCAGCAGGTCGCTGATCAGGTCTTCAGCCGAACGCAGTGAGCTGTCCAGATGCTGCACCAGCTTGCGGGCTTCGGCGCTCAAGCCTTCCTCTTGATGAGAAAGAGCAGACGAGAACAGGCGTGCCGCGTTCATGGGCTGCATCAGGTCATGGCTGACTGCTGCCAGAAAACGGGTTTTCGACTGGCTGGCTGTTTCAGCCACGCCTTTGGCTTCGGTTAACGCCTGATTCAACTGCGACAGTTCAAAGGTGCGCTCGGCAACACGTTGCTCCAGGCCTTCATTGGCTTCGGTCAGGGCCTGTTCAGCTTCGCGGAACGCGGTGATGTCGGTGAAGCTCATGACGAAACCGCCGCCGGGCATCGGATTGCCGATCAGCTCGATGACGCGGCCATTGGGGAACAGGCGCTCGGAGGTATGCGCCCGACCCTGGCGCATCCAGTGCAGGCGCCGGGCCACATGCACTTCGGCTTCGCCGGGGCCGCACAGGCCGCGTTCAGCGTTGTGGCGGATAATGTCAGCAATCGGGCGCCCCACGCTGATCAACCCCTCCGGGTAGTCGAACAATTCCAGATAACGTCGGTTCCAGGCCACCAGCTTAAGTGACTGGTCGACCACGCTGATGCCCTGGGTGATGTTTTCAATGGCGCCCTGGAGCAAGGCGCGGTTGAACTGCAGTACTTCGGACGCTTCGTCGGCAATCCGCACCACGTCTTCCAGCTGCATTTCCCGGCCTTCAATCGCCGCTTTTACTACCGCACGGGTAGAGGACGCGCCGAGCACACCGGCCAGTAGCCGTTCGGTGTGGGCGATCCATTCGCCATTGGCGTTCTGGTTAGGGTTAAAGCCCTTGCCCTGACGGTAGGCGAAGCGAATAAAGCTCTGGTGCGCGCGTTCTTCGCCGACAAAGCGTGCGGCGAGGGCCAGCAGGTCATTGATCTGTACCGACAGCATCGAACGACCGCTGGGGTGGCTGCTCAGCTCCTGGCCGATAAAACGTCCGGCCTGCCAGTGTTCTGACACGCGGGTTCGCGACAGCACCGAAACCCAGGCAAACAGGGTGAAGTTGCCTGCCAGTGACAGCACTACACCCTGTGTCAGCGGGGTGATCGAAAGGCCCAGCGGGTTACTGTGCAGCCACGCCAGCCCAGGGAAGTGGCTCAGGTGCCAGCCAAAGCTGTGGGCGATGATCGGCAGTACCAGGGTGTAAAACCAGATAAAGGTGCCCGTCGCCAGTCCGGCGAAAACCCCCCGGCGGTTGGCCTGCTTCCAGTACAGGGCGCCGAGCATGGCCGGCGCCAGTTGGGTGACGGCAGCGAAGGCAATCTGGCCAATGGTGGCCAGGCTGGCGGTCGAGCCCAGCAGGCGGTAGCTGACATAGGCCAGCAGCAGAATCACCACAATCGACACGCGCCGCACCGAAAGCATCCAGTGGCGGAACACCTCGAACGGGCGCTCGGCGTTTTTGTGGCGCAACAGCCATGGCAGCAGCATGTCGTTGGAAACCATGGTCGACAGCGCCACGCTGGCCACGATGACCATGCCGGTGGCCGCCGATGCACCGCCGATAAAAGCCAGCAAGGCCAGCGCCGGGTGGGCCTGGGCCAGGGGCAGGCTGATCACGAATGAATCCGGTAATACCGAGCTTGGCAGCAACATTTGCCCGGCCAGGGCGATGGGCACTACAAACAGCCCGGCCAGAATCAGATAGGCCGGGAACACCCATTTGGCCAGTTGCAAGTCCTGGGGTTCGATGTTTTCAACCACGGTAACGTGGAACTGACGGGGCAGGCAGATAATCGCCATCATGGCCACGCCAGTCTGGACGATCATCGAGGGCCAATTGACGGTTTCTTTCCAGTACTCCTCAAGCCGCGGTGCGAGCATGGCTTGATTGAACAGATCGTCGAAGCCGTCATACAGCCCATAGGTTACGAAGGCGCCGACGGCGAGAAAGGCGAACAGCTTGACCAGCGACTCAAAGGCAATCGCCAGCACCATGCCGCGGTGGTGCTCGGTGGCATCGAGGTTGCGGGTACCGAAGAGGATGGTGAACAGCGCCAGCACCAGGGTCACGATCAGCGCCGTGTCCTCGACCCTCGAGCCGGTTGCATCGGCGCCGGCGCCGATCAGCAGGTTGACCCCCAGCACAATGCCTTTGAGCTGCAGGGCGATATAGGGCAGTACGCCCACCAAGCAGATCAATGCCACCACAATGGCCAATGACTGGGACTTGCCGTAGCGGGCGGCAATAAAGTCGGCAATCGAGGTGATGTTCTCCTGTTTGCTGATCATCACCATCTTTTGCAGCACCCAGGGCGCGCATACCAGCAGCAGTACCGGCCCCAGGTAAATCGGCAGGAATGCCCAGAGTTGTTCGGCGGCCTGACCAACGGCGCCGAAGAACGTCCAGCTGGTGCAGTACACCGCCAGCGACAGGCTATACACCCACGCGCGAACCCGCGGCGGCAGTGGTTTGCTGCGCCGGTCACCATAAAAGGCAATGGCAAACATAATGGCCATATAGGCCAGGGCAACGGCGGCAATCAGCCCGCTGGACAACGACATGGACGCTCCTGAAGGTATAAGGCCGCAAGCAATCCCGCTTGAGACAGCTAGTCTCGCATGATGTTCGGAGCGCGTCAGTGTCGACCATGGTCTGAGCGCGGCCTGGTGTCGCAGGGTTTGAAGTTGGTCGATATGATCTTATATAGGTGTAGTAGATAACAGTTAGAGAAATTACCCGTTATATAGATATTCGATTTGGTTCTACTCTAATTGCACCTCAAACGAGGCTCAGGAGGAACCCATGACTTGCCCAAACAAAGCCAAAGCCGCTTTTCGGCCATTTAGCCACTTGCAGCACCCTCGCGAAGTGATCCGCCAGTTCACCCCGAACTGGTTTGCCGCGACCATGGGTACGGGGGTTTTGGCCTTGGCCCTGGCTCAATTACCGGTGCATATTCCCGGTGTACATGCCTTTGCCGAAGGGTTGTGGTTGTTCAATATCGGTCTGTTTATTCTATTCAGCGTGCTTTATGGCGCGCGCTGGATGTTGTATTTCGACGAGGCGCAGCGCATTTTCGGGCACTCCACAGTGTCGATGTTCTTTGGCACCATCCCCATGGGCCTGGCCACCATCATCAACGGTTTTCTGGTGTTCGGCGTGCCGCGCTGGGGTGACGGCATGGTGCAGGTGGCCGAAGTGCTGTGGTGGATCGATGTGGCCATGGCGCTGGGCTGTGGCGTGCTGATCCCCTACCTGATGTTTACCCGTCAGGATCACAGCATCGACCAGATGACTGCTGTCTGGCTGCTGCCGGTGGTGGCCGCTGAGGTTGCGGCAGCCAGTGGCGGTCTCTTGGCACCGTATCTGAGCGATACCGTCACGCAGTTTCATGTGCTGATTACCAGCTATGTACTGTGGGCGTTTTCGGTGCCGGTGGCATTCAGCATCCTGACCATTTTGATCCTGCGCATGGCGCTGCATAAACTGCCCCACGAGAGCATGGCTGCATCCAGCTGGCTGGCGTTAGGCCCTATCGGTACGGGTGCACTGGGCCTGCTGTTGCTGGGTGCCGATGCCCCGGAAATTTTTGCGGCCAATGGCCTGGCACGAATCGGTGAGATTGTCGAAGGTCTGGGCCTGATCAGCGGGGTGATTCTGTGGGGTGTGGGCTTGTGGTGGATTGTGATGGCGGCATTGATCACTATTCGCTACTTCCGCTCGGGCATCCCGTTCAACCTGGGCTGGTGGGGCTTCACCTTCCCGCTGGGGGTGTACTCGCTGGCCACCCTGCGCCTGGGCAGCATGCTGCACCTGAGCTTCTTTGATGTAGCCGGTTGCATCCTGGTGCTGGCACTGGCGCTGATGTGGCTGTTGGTCGGCAAGCGCACCGTGCAAGGGGCTTATCGCGGCGAGTTGTTTGTCTCGCCCTGCATTGCCGGGTTGAAGAAGTAAAACGTACCCTCGGGTTCTGTGCGCCTTTGCACAGAACCCGAGCAAGGTTGTGCCCTGAGTGTTACAACGGCCCTCCAAAGAGAAAGCCCTTCAGCGCAACGTGAGTACATGGATGATGAGTCACCCCTCGCAATTCAGCTTGCTAGGCAAGCGCCGCTTCCTGCCTTTTTTCGTGACCCAGGCCCTGGGCGCGCTCAATGACAACCTGTTCAAGCAATCGCTGATTCTGGCCATCCTTTATAAGCTCAATATCGAAGGTGACCGGGGTATCTGGGTCAATCTGTGCGCGTTGCTGTTTATCGTGCCTTTTTTCCTGTTCTCGGCCCTGGCCGGTCAGTTTGGTGAAAAGTACGCCAAGGACCGTCTGATTCGTCTGATTAAGCTGGGCGAAATCGCCATCATGGTGGTTGCAGCCATTGGCTTTGCATTCGACCACCTGGCATTGATGCTGGTCGCATTGTTCGCGATGGGCACCCATTCGGCGCTGTTCGGCCCGGTCAAGTACTCGATACTGCCGCAGACCCTGCGGCCAGAAGAGCTGGTGGGTGGTAATGGCCTGGTGGAAATGGGCACTTTTCTGGCGATTCTGGCGGGCACCATTGGCGCCGGGATCATGCTGTCCTCCGGCAATTACACGGTTATCG
Proteins encoded in this window:
- a CDS encoding PAS domain-containing hybrid sensor histidine kinase/response regulator, which gives rise to MSLSSGLIAAVALAYMAIMFAIAFYGDRRSKPLPPRVRAWVYSLSLAVYCTSWTFFGAVGQAAEQLWAFLPIYLGPVLLLVCAPWVLQKMVMISKQENITSIADFIAARYGKSQSLAIVVALICLVGVLPYIALQLKGIVLGVNLLIGAGADATGSRVEDTALIVTLVLALFTILFGTRNLDATEHHRGMVLAIAFESLVKLFAFLAVGAFVTYGLYDGFDDLFNQAMLAPRLEEYWKETVNWPSMIVQTGVAMMAIICLPRQFHVTVVENIEPQDLQLAKWVFPAYLILAGLFVVPIALAGQMLLPSSVLPDSFVISLPLAQAHPALALLAFIGGASAATGMVIVASVALSTMVSNDMLLPWLLRHKNAERPFEVFRHWMLSVRRVSIVVILLLAYVSYRLLGSTASLATIGQIAFAAVTQLAPAMLGALYWKQANRRGVFAGLATGTFIWFYTLVLPIIAHSFGWHLSHFPGLAWLHSNPLGLSITPLTQGVVLSLAGNFTLFAWVSVLSRTRVSEHWQAGRFIGQELSSHPSGRSMLSVQINDLLALAARFVGEERAHQSFIRFAYRQGKGFNPNQNANGEWIAHTERLLAGVLGASSTRAVVKAAIEGREMQLEDVVRIADEASEVLQFNRALLQGAIENITQGISVVDQSLKLVAWNRRYLELFDYPEGLISVGRPIADIIRHNAERGLCGPGEAEVHVARRLHWMRQGRAHTSERLFPNGRVIELIGNPMPGGGFVMSFTDITAFREAEQALTEANEGLEQRVAERTFELSQLNQALTEAKGVAETASQSKTRFLAAVSHDLMQPMNAARLFSSALSHQEEGLSAEARKLVQHLDSSLRSAEDLISDLLDISRLENGKITPDIKPFAINDLFETLGNEFTAQAQEQGLSFRVHGSRVRVNSDIKLLRRILQNFLTNAFRYAKGPVLLGVRRRGSELCLEVWDRGPGIPEDKLQVIFEEFKRLDSHQTRAEKGLGLGLAIADGLCHVLGHSLQVRSWPGFGSVFSVRVPMAKSQAAPQPVVAEQNGQPLTGARVLCIDNEDSILIGMQSLLTRWGCQVWTARNREECAALLNEGVRPQLVLVDYHLDDGEVGTELMRWLRAQLGEPVPGVVISADGRPEMIAEVHAAGLEYLPKPVKPAVLRALLSRHVPL
- a CDS encoding TDT family transporter — protein: MTCPNKAKAAFRPFSHLQHPREVIRQFTPNWFAATMGTGVLALALAQLPVHIPGVHAFAEGLWLFNIGLFILFSVLYGARWMLYFDEAQRIFGHSTVSMFFGTIPMGLATIINGFLVFGVPRWGDGMVQVAEVLWWIDVAMALGCGVLIPYLMFTRQDHSIDQMTAVWLLPVVAAEVAAASGGLLAPYLSDTVTQFHVLITSYVLWAFSVPVAFSILTILILRMALHKLPHESMAASSWLALGPIGTGALGLLLLGADAPEIFAANGLARIGEIVEGLGLISGVILWGVGLWWIVMAALITIRYFRSGIPFNLGWWGFTFPLGVYSLATLRLGSMLHLSFFDVAGCILVLALALMWLLVGKRTVQGAYRGELFVSPCIAGLKK